GCTGTTGTTAGTTTCGGCTACAGGACCCCCTTCATGGTTAACCATTACCATTCTCCCCTCGACGCTTAATGATGCCATTTAGTAACACTTGTTTAATAAGGCCAATGTCGCTAGCCGTTGGTTTTTGCTGCTTACGCTCGAATCCCTCTACTACAAATCCTTTCACCACGCTTTCCACGGCCCGAGCTAACCTGTAGCTTTCGGCTGAAACAAAAACCCCAGAATCAATACCCCTTTCCAACACCTTGGCTGTCAACTGGGTTTTTGCTTCATACCGTTTCTTAACGTCTTCAAAGTACTGACTGGTCAACAGCCCATCCAGATTCCTCCTCAGCAAAGAGAGAAACAGCCGACCATAGGTCGCGTGAAACTCGTACTGCAATTCGATTAGTCTGTTTAGTGCGACATACAGATCAGT
The sequence above is drawn from the Syntrophothermus lipocalidus DSM 12680 genome and encodes:
- a CDS encoding TetR/AcrR family transcriptional regulator; translated protein: MTSRKDAEKEFRKRFIAEVAYRLFADRSFETVTVEDIARAAEFGKGTLYQYFESKEEIVAYVIQRGISELCQRIEAECLQETDLYVALNRLIELQYEFHATYGRLFLSLLRRNLDGLLTSQYFEDVKKRYEAKTQLTAKVLERGIDSGVFVSAESYRLARAVESVVKGFVVEGFERKQQKPTASDIGLIKQVLLNGIIKRRGENGNG